A region of the Candidatus Methylomirabilis oxygeniifera genome:
CGGCATGCCCTGGCCGTAGCCTTCGGCCTCGTCCCGTCACTGGCGGCTTGGGCGCTCACCGTGATCGAGACGAGCGTGCAGAAGGCAGGCCGGACTCTGTTCGAGGTGGCGCCGGCCTTTGGCCGCGACCTGCATATCTACGGTGTCATCTCCCTGAGCCAGGGGTTTCTGCTCAGTTCCATGATCCTTTCAGCGATGCTGGTGGCGGTCATAGAGCGGGAATTTCTAAAGGCCGTTGTCTGGGCCGCCATCGCTGCAGGGCTGTCGATGATCGGCCTGATCCATGCCTACGATCTGGTCCCCTCAGGGGTACAGAACAGGTTTGGAATTGCGGCGGCTCCTGAGTTTGCCCTGATGTATGGGCTGGGCGGTCTGTTCCTGCTGATGCTGCATCTGAACGAGAATCGGCGTTGCCCCTAGCAGTCTACCACCGCTCCACCTTCGAGAGGCCGCTAACTATCACCGCAAGCAGAAGCGCTAGGTCCGAGCTTGGATTGTGGGGTACCCTATACTCTGCTATGCTGATGTATGCT
Encoded here:
- a CDS encoding protein of unknown function (Evidence 5 : No homology to any previously reported sequences), producing MPLAVYHRSTFERPLTITASRSARSELGLWGTLYSAMLMYASISCCQLPALRDTGWTLRLQREI